A DNA window from Helianthus annuus cultivar XRQ/B chromosome 15, HanXRQr2.0-SUNRISE, whole genome shotgun sequence contains the following coding sequences:
- the LOC110911789 gene encoding CSC1-like protein ERD4: protein MDLSSFITSLFTSFIVFVILMILFAWLSTKPGNAVIYYPNRILKGLDPLDGSKSKTRNPFAWIREAFSSSEQDVIALSGVDSAVYFVFLSTVFGILLLSGLFLVPIVIPLAITEKTPDVKDSIGKNAFDDLDKLSMAHIKENGKRLWACVLACYWVSLVSYVFLWKAYKHVSDLRAAALMSPEAKPEQFAVLVRDIPASSDGQSRKEQVDAYFKNIYPETFYKSLVVTENKEVNKIYEELEECKKKLRRAEIIYADSKKVNPEGVVQTHKTGFLGLVGKKVDSIKYYNEKIDELTPKLEAAQKSTVREKQQGAAVVFFTSRVTAAAAAQSAHARMIDTWTVTDAPEPRQILWTKLSKTYYEREIRQYVVYFIVFLTILFYMIPIGLISAFTTLPNLRKLLPFLKVILDQTTIRTVLGAYLPQLALIVFLALLPKFLLFLSKEEGLTSESHAERGASGKYFYFSVFNVFIGVTLGGTLFDSLKDIENHPNSIVDKLAQSLPGNATFFITFVALKFFVGYGLELSRIVPLIIFHLKRKYLCKTEEDLRDAWLPGDLGYATKIPNDLLVFTITLCYVVITPLIIPFGAIYFGLGWLVFRNQVLKVVVPKYESNGKMWPHIHLRIVASLLLFQVTMIGYFGVKKFIYTPVIIPLPILTFIFAFVCNKKFYRFFQSTALEVVARHELKDMPNMETVYKSFIPPSLNSEKGPDEHYDDSV, encoded by the exons ATGGATTTGAGTTCGTTCATCACGTCACTGTTTACTTCATTCATCGTTTTTGTGATTTTAATGATCTTGTTCGCATGGTTATCCACGAAACCGGGTAATGCTGTTATATATTATCCGAACCGAATCTTGAAAGGTTTGGATCCGTTGGATGGGAGCAAGTCCAAGACCCGTAACCCGTTTGCTTGGATCCGTGAAGCCTTTTCTTCATCTGAACAAGATGTTATTGCTTTGTCTGGTGTTGATTCTGCGGTCTATTTTGTCTTCTTGAGCACCG TGTTCGGGATACTGCTGCTTTCAGGCCTTTTCTTGGTACCAATAGTTATACCCCTTGCTATCACCGAAAAGACCCCGGATGTTAAGGATTCCATAGGGAAAAACGCTTTCGATGACCTCGACAAGCTATCAATGGCACATATCAAA GAAAACGGCAAGCGGTTATGGGCATGCGTGTTAGCTTGCTATTGGGTTTCCTTAGTTTCTTATGTCTTTCTATGGAAAGCATACAAACATGTGTCTGATCTTAGAGCTGCAGCATTGATGTCACCCGAAGCTAAACCCGAACAATTTGCTGTTTTAGTTAGAGACATACCGGCATCATCTGACGGGCAGTCTCGAAAGGAACAAGTCGACGCGTATTTCAAAAACATATATCCCGAAACGTTCTACAAGTCATTGGTGGTAACAGAGAACAAAGAAGTCAACAAAATCTACGAAGAGTTGGAAGAGTGTAAAAAGAAGCTCAGACGAGCTGAGATCATATACGCTGACTCGAAAAAAGTCAACCCCGAAGGAGTTGTACAGACTCACAAGACTGGCTTTCTTGGTCTCGTTGGTAAAAAGGTCGATTCGATTAAATATTATAACGAAAAAATCGACGAGTTGACCCCAAAACTCGAGGCTGCACAGAAGTCAACTGTTAGAGAGAAACAACAAGGTGCAGCTGTGGTGTTTTTTACAAGCAGAGTAACTGCAGCGGCTGCAGCTCAGAGTGCACACGCGCGGATGATTGACACATGGACGGTCACGGATGCGCCTGAACCGCGACAAATATTATGGACTAAACTTTCTAAAACTTATTACGAAAGGGAGATCCGACAGTATGTTGTGTACTTCATCGTTTTCTTGACGATATTGTTCTACATGATCCCGATTGGGCTGATTTCGGCTTTCACCACGTTACCAAATTTGAGAAAACTGCTTCCGTTTTTGAAAGTTATTCTCGATCAGACCACGATTAGAACGGTTTTGGGAGCTTATCTTCCTCAGCTTGCTCTTATTGTATTTCTCGCCTTGCTGCCTAAATTccttttgtttttatcgaaagaAGAGGGGCTTACATCTGAGAGCCATGCTGAACGGGGTGCATCCGGGAAGTACTTTTATTTCTCGGTGTTTAATGTTTTTATCGGTGTCACGCTTGGTGGAACTCTTTTTGATTCATTGAAGGATATTGAGAATCACCCGAATTCCATTGTTGACAAGCTAGCGCAAAGCCTTCCTGGGAACGCAACTTTCTTCATCACTTTCGTCGCTCTCAA GTTCTTCGTCGGTTATGGGCTCGAGTTATCGAGAATAGTTCCTTTGATCATATTCCATCTCAAAAGGAAGTATTTGTGTAAGACTGAAGAAGACTTGAGAGACGCTTGGTTACCTGGTGATCTTGGATATGCAACCAAAATTCCTAATGACTTGCTTGTTTTCACAATTACCCTTTGTTACGTGGTCATCACTCCGCTAATTATTCCGTTCGGAGCAATATACTTCGGCCTAGGATGGCTTGTCTTTCGGAATCAG GTCCTCAAAGTTGTCGTGCCAAAATATGAAAGCAACGGGAAGATGTGGCCGCATATCCACCTTCGAATCGTGGCCTCGTTACTATTGTTCCAAGTTACAATGATCGGGTATTTTGGAGTAAAGAAGTTCATCTACACCCCGGTCATAATCCCGCTTCCAATACTCACTTTCATCTTTGCGTTCGTGTGTAACAAGAAATTTTACCGGTTTTTCCAATCAACTGCACTCGAGGTTGTTGCCCGCCATGAACTGAAGGACATGCCGAATATGGAAACCGTCTACAAATCCTTCATCCCGCCAAGCCTCAACTCCGAAAAAGGGCCCGATGAACACTATGATGACAGTGTTTAA
- the LOC110911788 gene encoding phospholipase A1-Igamma1, chloroplastic, which produces MKQKTPVQSLKYKILALEKAHPSNIYKTKTTSSLTQISIPIHMATTTVNHLTNHHQLSSTTNRHRITSYFNDSTLNDINKFSNKSIRLAKSITNLLNLSIDKPSLKSLLQRFNQNVVVQADSKLDLPTSSPKEDISTLWRQIHGGSDWENLLDPLHHLLRREIIKYGEFAQATYDAFDFDSFSEYCGSCLYNQQSFFNKLGLQKHGYDVRRYVYAMSQYEIPRWLEKSYVADTWSKDSNWMGYVAVSDDVETRRIGRRDVVVAWRGTVLPSEWYEDMQRDLEPLGHGEAKVERGFLSIYKSKRVTTRYNKTSASDQVMGELKRLVKFYKERGEEVSLTITGHSLGGALALLNAYEASIMFPTLPISVISFGAPRVGNIAFRDELHHKGVKALRITIKQDLVPRMPGIVFNETLQKFDDLTGTLEWVYHHVGAELKLDVRASPFLKRGSNFIGIHHPETYLHLIDGYVSSTSPFRPDAKRDVALVNKYCDMLVNELRIPPCWYQLSNKGLVSNKVGRMVRPKRSSEDIPSPPIEEENLDV; this is translated from the coding sequence ATGAAACAAAAAACGCCGGTACAAAGTTTGAAATATAAAATTTTAGCTCTGGAAAAAGCACATCCATCCAACATATATAAAACCAAAACCACCTCCTCTCTCACTCAGATCTCGATACCAATCCACATGGCGACGACCACCGTAAACCACCTCACCAACCACCACCAACTATCATCAACCACCAACCGCCACCGTATAACCTCCTACTTCAACGACTCAACACTCAACGACATCAACAAATTTTCAAACAAATCAATCCGTCTCGCTAAATCCATCACAAACCTCTTAAACCTCTCCATCGATAAACCGTCGCTAAAAAGCCTCCTCCAACGCTTCAACCAAAACGTCGTCGTTCAAGCCGATTCAAAGCTCGACTTACCGACATCATCACCTAAAGAAGATATCTCCACACTTTGGCGCCAAATCCACGGTGGATCCGATTGGGAGAATCTTCTAGATCCACTTCATCATCTTCTCCGTAGAGAGATAATAAAATACGGTGAGTTCGCACAAGCAACGTATGATGCTTTTGACTTTGACTCGTTCTCCGAGTATTGCGGAAGTTGTTTGTATAACCAACAAAGCTTTTTTAACAAGTTAGGGCTTCAGAAGCATGGGTATGATGTGAGGAGATATGTTTATGCCATGTCACAATATGAGATTCCTAGGTGGCTTGAGAAGTCCTACGTGGCGGACACGTGGAGTAAGGATAGTAATTGGATGGGTTATGTGGCGGTTAGTGATGACGTGGAGACGAGGCGGATTGGGAGGAGAGATGTTGTGGTGGCGTGGCGTGGGACCGTGTTGCCTTCGGAGTGGTATGAGGATATGCAAAGGGATTTAGAGCCGTTAGGGCATGGTGAAGCGAAGGTGGAGAGAGGGTTTTTGAGTATTTATAAGTCTAAGCGTGTGACGACGAGGTATAATAAGACGAGTGCGTCGGATCAGGTGATGGGGGAATTGAAGCGGTTGGTTAAGTTTTATAAGGAGAGAGGCGAGGAAGTTAGTCTTACGATTACTGGGCATAGTTTGGGTGGTGCGTTAGCGCTGTTGAACGCTTATGAGGCTTCTATAATGTTTCCAACTCTTCCGATAAGCGTGATATCTTTTGGTGCACCAAGGGTTGGAAATATCGCTTTTAGGGACGAGCTTCATCATAAAGGCGTGAAAGCGTTGCGAATCACCATAAAGCAAGATCTCGTCCCTCGTATGCCTGGAATTGTTTTTAACGAGACCTTGCAAAAATTTGATGACCTGACGGGCACCCTTGAGTGGGTTTACCACCACGTTGGGGCAGAGTTGAAGCTTGACGTCAGAGCTTCACCTTTTCTTAAACGTGGGTCAAATTTTATTGGGATTCATCATCCTGAGACGTATTTACATCTTATAGATGGATACGTTAGTAGCACCTCGCCGTTTCGGCCTGACGCTAAGCGGGATGTGGCACTAGTCAATAAATATTGTGATATGCTTGTAAATGAGCTTAGGATACCACCATGTTGGTATCAATTAAGCAACAAAGGGTTAGTTTCCAATAAAGTTGGAAGAATGGTTCGACCTAAAAGGTCATCTGAAGACATACCTTCACCACCTATTGAAGAAGAAAATTTAGATGTTTAG